The Apium graveolens cultivar Ventura chromosome 6, ASM990537v1, whole genome shotgun sequence genome contains a region encoding:
- the LOC141663839 gene encoding uncharacterized protein LOC141663839 isoform X1, protein MLMAFDTNGTRQTANPRKLLEQQKVEVRSTEEGFQGSWHQGTIIATENLVRWVQYDHHLFDVDTSTKFVERVEVPSVVDGIVNNEKLLPNYRGWIRPLSPPCDFNKWFLHYGQCVDVYYSDAWWEGVIIDYQDGSPERNVFFPDIGDEMAALMDNMRISQDWDEQTGLWKPRGNWLFLELIEEIEKDWPILVSVKQIWYDMRARNGFDSLKEWTSCLSDMWRELLLEVIVDNFKLSVKEFFLNLSSSGDISNNCGQLMELDGSILDALLKHKKCFVDFLAVVPVGNGFLNRNELMHDDEKEKCFQPSEEINRDVLATCRKLDRVEKTPLPSSVKSTDEDIACVSSQTMAIVPFMTGENPKGNSFTNHEESFNTSHEVSMPNKNHVWIPAGSDIVPDPEYCPDAVDEYCRLFKSRHKQYHGVRFNVWKHLLFMGWKIECRKDKKASGRQRLRYIEPCSLGRSFTSLVKVCEYLMTGDSKKLSPCTDLDKPKEKAEDNWVQFGLPKAEYHEDAVTKYINISKCGCQPSEEHMINVLKHISFLGWKFECIKDRQIYRFSPPNDDGSGKKFPSLFEVCQHLKKSSSAIVPCFPKTVQNSSSFVAPLSPTDHSQQCRSVLVGPSPDDELICEPEYCPQAIMSYYSFAIKEKGDFSKWDTDNILKDMQLKAKKHLSAVGWKLYYYRATKRIRYKYSSPSGKCYSSLRSACKGYIDEEINVGKLAEVQLARDGRNIPLASKEVQKEFHCKHEKERKSKALHLASLSSSSVTKENKSNKIQSIKSKDNLSSAVSVSDRVLRSSKRVREVVATSLSHKNPRTILSWLIDKKVVFPGDKVRYRIGKDYKTLAEGIVSCDGIRCNCCQETFTLRNFEVHANSTCNKPSSNMFLEDGRSLLECQIQLRRDLNARGSTRGLPEVKGKQTDNETDCICSICHLGGNLILCDGCPSTFHKRCLGLKGVPTGNWFCPSCCCKICGQSKNKGNIDVFTDSSVINCDQCARQYHIGCLRMKGHVLESYPKGYWFCNRKCEQISLGLQKLLGKPVQIGIDNLTWTLLKYTKPDKYYHDQSDIADSTEIYSKLNLALDVMHECFEPLKEPRTGRDLVEDVIFNRWSKLHRLNFNGFYTVLLEKNDELITAATIRVHGEKVAEIPLVATRFLYRRLGMCRVLMNELEKVLMKLGVERLILPAAPTVLNTWISSFGFLRMSPSERLKFLGYTFLNFQGTTLCQKPLLTMPGIKSIPPGLVKQYSDVISRDDIMDIEGSSGVSEILQIDRFEDNGAVGQTSINPGGGFCYGDKVGSDHLVSQPTGFEYQPSQNIEIGLESSGEESDYKVNKNYRNGQIICYKRRRILKPVGVEGDAS, encoded by the exons ATGTTGATGGCTTTTGATACCAATGGGACAAGACAAACAGCCAATCCAAGAAAGCTTCTGGAGCAGCAGAAAGTTGAG GTAAGGAGTACCGAAGAGGGGTTCCAAGGTTCATGGCACCAAGGGACTATCATTGCTACCGAAAATTTAGTTAGATGGGTTCAGTACGATCACCATTTATTCGATGTAGACACTTCAACCAAATTTGTTGAGCGTGTTGAAGTTCCTTCAGTTGTTGATGGCATTGTTAACAACGAAAAATTACTGCCTAATTATCGTGGATGGATACGACCATTGTCGCCTCCATGTGATTTTAATAAATGGTTTCTCCACTATGGACAGTGCGTTGATGTGTATTATTCAGATGCATGGTGGGAAGGGGTGATTATAGACTATCAAGATGGTTCACCGGAGCGGAATGTTTTCTTTCCAGATATTGGTGATGAAATGGCAGCCCTCATGGATAATATGCGTATTAGTCAGGACTGGGATGAACAAACTGGACTCTGGAAGCCTCGTGGGAACTGGCTCTTTCTTGAATTGATCGAGGAGATAGAGAAAGATTGGCCCATTCTTGTTTCTGTTAAGCAAATTTGGTATGATATGCGGGCCAGAAATGGATTTGACAGTTTAAAGGAGTGGACTTCTTGTTTGAGTGATATGTGGAGAGAATTATTGTTGGAGGTAATTGTGGATAACTTTAAGCTTTCTGTAAAGGAATTTTTTCTGAATCTGAGCTCCTCGGGAGATATATCAAATAATTGTGGTCAATTAATGGAATTAGATGGATCTATTTTGGATGCTTTATTGAAGCATAAAAAATGCTTTGTTGACTTTCTTGCCGTTGTGCCCGTTGGTAATGGCTTCCTAAATAGAAATGAGTTGATGCATGATGATGAAAAGGAAAAGTGTTTTCAACCTTCTGAAGAGATCAATCGGGACGTATTGGCAACTTGCAGGAAGTTAGATAGGGTGGAGAAAACACCGCTTCCTAGTTCAGTCAAATCCACTGATGAAGATATAGCATGTGTGAGTTCTCAAACAATGGCAATTGTACCTTTTATGACTGGTGAAAATCCTAAGGGTAATTCCTTTACCAACCATGAAGAATCATTCAACACTAGTCATGAAGTGTCCATGCCAAATAAGAACCATGTTTGGATTCCTGCTGGATCTGACATTGTTCCTGATCCTGAGTATTGTCCTGATGCAGTTGACGAATACTGCAGGTTGTTCAAGTCTAGGCATAAGCAATATCACGGGGTTCGATTCAATGTCTGGAAACATCTTTTATTTATGGGCTGGAAAATTGAGTGCAGGAAAGATAAAAAAGCTAGTGGTAGACAGAGACTACGATATATTGAGCCTTGTTCTCTTGGAAGGTCTTTTACATCACTTGTTAAGGTGTGTGAGTATTTGATGACAGGAGATTCTAAAAAATTGTCTCCCTGTACAGACCTTGATAAACCAAAAGAGAAAGCAGAAGACAATTGGGTGCAATTTGGCCTCCCCAAAGCTGAATATCACGAAGATGCTGTTACTAAATATATTAATATCAGCAAGTGTGGATGTCAACCATCAGAGGAACATATGATAAATGTCTTGAAACATATCTCTTTTTTGGGATGGAAATTTGAATGCATTAAAGATAGACAGATATATCGTTTTAGCCCGCCAAATGATGATGGCAGTGGAAAAAAATTTCCATCGCTTTTTGAAGTGTGTCAGCATTTGAAAAAATCTTCTTCTGCCATTGTTCCCTGTTTTCCTAAAACTGTGCAAAATAGTTCATCATTTGTAGCCCCCTTATCTCCAACTGACCACTCACAACAATGCAGAAGTGTACTCGTAGGACCTTCGCCTGATGATGAATTGATATGTGAACCTGAATACTGTCCCCAAGCTATTATGAGCTATTATTCATTTGCAATCAAGGAGAAGGGTGACTTTAGCAAATGGGACACAGACAACATCCTCAAGGATATGCAACTGAAAGCAAAGAAGCACCTGTCTGCTGTTGGGTGGAAACTATATTACTACAGGGCCACAAAAAGAATAAGGTACAAGTACAGTTCGCCTAGTGGAAAGTGTTACTCTTCACTTCGATCAGCATGCAAGGGCTATATAGATGAAGAAATAAATGTTGGAAAGCTGGCAGAAGTACAACTGGCTAGGGACGGTCGGAATATACCATTAGCGAGTAAGGAGGTTCAAAAAGAGTTTCATTGTAAACATGAAAAAGAACGAAAGAGTAAAGCTCTACATCTTGCCTCTTTATCTTCAAGTTCTGTTACAAAAGAAAATAAGTCAAATAAAATCCAATCTATCAAGTCTAAAGATAATTTGAGCAGTGCAGTCTCTGTTTCCGACCGAGTGTTGCGGTCAAGCAAAAGAGTTCGCGAGGTGGTGGCTACATCTTTATCGCACAAGAATCCTCGTACAATATTGTCTTGGTTGATAGACAAAAAAGTAGTTTTTCCCGGGGATAAAGTGCGATATCGCATTGGAAAGGATTACAAGACATTGGCAGAAGGTATTGTTTCTTGTGATGGGATCAGGTGTAATTGCTGCCAAGAAACTTTTACTCTGCGTAATTTTGAAGTTCATGCAAACAGTACTTGCAATAAACCATCATCCAATATGTTTTTGGAGGATGGTAGGTCCCTTCTGGAGTGCCAGATACAATTGAGACGAGATTTAAATGCTAGAGGCTCCACTAGAGGGCTACCGGAGGTAAAGGGTAAACAAACTGACAATGAGACCGACTGCATATGTTCTATCTGTCATTTGGGGGGTAATTTAATATTGTGCGATGGATGTCCATCTACATTCCATAAACGTTGTCTTGGTTTGAAG GGGGTTCCGACTGGTAACTGGTTCTGCCCATCATGTTGCTGCAAAATTTGTGGCCAGAGCAAAAACAAAGGGAACATAGATGTATTTACAGATAGTAGTGTTATCAACTGTGATCAGTGTGCACGTCAAT ATCACATCGGTTGCCTGAGGATGAAAGGTCATGTGCTGGAAAGTTATCCTAAAGGATATTGGTTTTGCAATAGAAAATGTGAACAG ATTTCATTGGGACTTCAAAAGCTTCTGGGGAAACCAGTTCAAATTGGGATAGATAATTTGACTTGGACTTTACTCAAGTACACAAAGCCTGATAAATATTATCATGATCAATCCGATATTGCGGATTCGACAGAGATCTATAGCAAACTTAATCTTGCTCTTGACGTGATGCACGAGTGTTTTGAGCCCCTCAAGGAACCTCGAACCGGAAGGGATCTTGTTGAAGATGTTATATTCAATAGATG GTCTAAGCTGCACCGTTTGAATTTTAATGGGTTCTATACTGTACTTCTGGAGAAAAATGATGAGCTAATTACTGCGGCTACTATTAG AGTTCATGGTGAAAAGGTGGCAGAAATACCTCTTGTTGCTACACGTTTTCTTTATCGTAGACTTGGAATGTGTCGTGTTTTGATGAATGAGCTTGAAAAG GTACTCATGAAATTAGGAGTGGAGAGGCTAATTTTGCCTGCCGCTCCAACTGTGCTTAACACTTGGATCTCTTCATTTGGGTTTTTAAGGATGTCGCCCTCCGAGAGATTAAAATTTTTGGGTTATACTTTTCTCAATTTCCAGGGCACCACATTGTGCCAAAAACCATTATTGACGATGCCCGGCATAAAATCAATTCCCCCAG GTCTTGTTAAACAATATTCTGATGTCATTAGTAGAGATGATATTATGGACATTGAAGGGAGCAGCGGTGTGTCTGAAATACTTCAAATTGATCGATTCGAAGACAATGGAGCTGTAGGCCAAACCTCTATAAA TCCCGGTGGTGGTTTTTGTTATGGTGACAAAGTTGGTTCAGATCATTTG GTGAGTCAACCAACTGGTTTTGAATATCAACCTTCTCAAAATATTGAGATCGGTCTTGAGAGCTCAGGTGAGGAGTCTGACTACAAAGTAAATAAGAACTACAGAAATGGTCAAATTATATGCTATAAGAGGAGAAGGATATTAAAGCCGGTTGGAGTTGAG GGTGACGCATCTTAA